A genomic window from Arthrobacter globiformis includes:
- a CDS encoding MarR family transcriptional regulator, whose product MVLNTLSSGPVTPGELKHTLRPFAAADAEAAQERDMAGMVRRDLLFLLDGRLGLTDAGVALHAAASGLVEAARLELTAGIGMDEYAMAVSVLERMSKNAERLAAR is encoded by the coding sequence ATGGTCCTCAACACGCTGAGTTCTGGCCCTGTCACCCCCGGGGAGCTGAAGCATACCCTGCGCCCGTTCGCCGCCGCTGACGCCGAGGCGGCCCAGGAACGGGACATGGCCGGGATGGTACGAAGGGATCTGTTATTCCTGCTGGATGGTCGGCTCGGTCTGACTGATGCAGGTGTGGCCTTGCATGCGGCGGCATCCGGGCTGGTGGAAGCCGCGCGCCTTGAGCTGACGGCAGGCATCGGCATGGATGAGTATGCCATGGCTGTCAGCGTCCTCGAGCGCATGAGCAAGAATGCAGAACGGCTCGCCGCACGGTAG
- a CDS encoding dihydrofolate reductase family protein, with protein MRRVVVCNIASVDGFYAASDGNPLVLNMDAAFDEYNRTRIEAADMLLLGRKSFEGFSSYWPGIATAPDDPGNRAVSEDNRRISRAFNSLPKTVVSDTFVVAADNAWRDTTTVIPGDEVPGWIGACRQEGNGDILIFASRVLWNSLLDMRLVDEVHLMISPNALAEGIPIFTLSAAFTLLDSVRFDSSSNVLLRYEPNRG; from the coding sequence ATGCGAAGGGTCGTCGTCTGCAATATCGCGTCCGTGGACGGCTTCTACGCTGCCAGCGATGGAAATCCCCTCGTGCTGAACATGGATGCAGCATTCGACGAATACAACCGCACGCGGATCGAGGCGGCGGACATGCTGCTCCTGGGCCGGAAGTCCTTCGAAGGCTTCAGCTCGTACTGGCCAGGAATAGCTACCGCCCCTGACGATCCGGGGAACCGCGCGGTCAGCGAGGACAACCGCCGGATCAGCCGGGCCTTCAACTCCCTGCCCAAAACAGTGGTCTCAGACACCTTCGTGGTAGCGGCCGACAACGCCTGGCGGGACACCACCACCGTTATTCCTGGCGACGAAGTGCCCGGCTGGATTGGCGCCTGCCGGCAAGAAGGAAACGGCGACATCCTGATTTTCGCGAGCAGGGTCCTTTGGAACAGCCTCCTCGATATGCGGTTGGTGGATGAAGTCCACCTGATGATCAGCCCTAACGCACTGGCTGAAGGCATACCGATTTTCACCCTGTCCGCAGCCTTCACCCTTCTGGATTCCGTGAGATTCGATTCATCATCCAACGTCCTCCTGAGGTATGAACCGAACCGCGGCTAG
- a CDS encoding DUF3592 domain-containing protein: MSSPDAAVNRQPQTLLSRALQVALALVMVLVGPVMIGVGSRMADADDEIARTGVHTTGTIVDFNDARRASQRDIRVRYTSADGTVRYTSATVDHDQHPTDGEEVTVAYRAQEPGQSVVLGYESDGIMVRGIGTILAMIFIPIVLILVFSKRGKRHRNRLG, from the coding sequence GTGAGTTCCCCGGATGCCGCTGTAAACCGCCAGCCCCAAACACTGCTGAGCCGCGCCCTGCAGGTGGCGCTGGCCCTTGTCATGGTCCTGGTGGGGCCGGTGATGATCGGTGTCGGTTCCCGGATGGCTGATGCGGATGACGAGATCGCGCGGACGGGTGTGCACACCACCGGAACCATCGTCGACTTCAACGACGCCAGGAGGGCTTCGCAGAGGGACATCAGGGTGAGGTACACGTCCGCCGACGGAACGGTCCGCTACACCTCGGCCACCGTGGACCACGACCAGCACCCGACGGACGGCGAGGAAGTCACGGTGGCGTACCGCGCGCAGGAGCCCGGCCAGTCAGTGGTGCTGGGCTACGAGAGCGACGGCATCATGGTCCGGGGCATTGGCACTATCCTGGCCATGATTTTCATCCCCATCGTTCTCATCCTCGTTTTTTCGAAGCGGGGGAAGAGACACAGAAACAGGCTGGGCTAG
- a CDS encoding helix-turn-helix transcriptional regulator, which yields MESSFKGILYPTRLPSFHRLPAPAPVADLVQWFWIPEWDIGPGRTSRQHLIAYPGSNLVVQPDGVVFSGPTTRAAYRDLAGRGWAVGALLRPAAVPLFTDDPSSLRDTEVAVAAEHLHLSVSEVMNTYDGDTRLERAVDAFAGWLACFAGPAVSEEALLANRLMDVIGSDASVVRVEDAASALAVSQRTLQRLARKYIGLSPAALIRRRRLQDAAERTRLDASADLAAIAAELGYADHAHLTNDFQKYLGFTPSTYRRAVAGGSGA from the coding sequence ATGGAGAGTTCGTTCAAGGGGATCCTGTACCCGACCCGGCTTCCCAGTTTTCACCGCCTTCCAGCGCCGGCCCCCGTGGCGGACCTGGTCCAGTGGTTCTGGATTCCGGAGTGGGACATCGGGCCAGGCCGCACATCCCGCCAGCACCTGATCGCGTACCCGGGCTCCAACCTCGTGGTGCAGCCTGATGGCGTGGTCTTCTCCGGCCCGACTACCCGGGCCGCCTATCGGGACTTGGCCGGACGGGGCTGGGCGGTTGGTGCGCTGCTGCGGCCGGCGGCCGTGCCGCTGTTCACCGACGATCCCTCCAGCCTGCGGGACACGGAGGTGGCGGTGGCCGCGGAGCATCTGCACCTTTCCGTCTCGGAGGTCATGAACACGTACGACGGCGATACTCGCCTCGAGCGGGCAGTGGATGCCTTTGCGGGGTGGCTGGCTTGTTTTGCCGGGCCCGCAGTGTCCGAGGAGGCGTTGCTGGCCAACCGGCTGATGGACGTCATCGGTTCGGACGCCTCGGTAGTCCGGGTCGAGGACGCGGCGTCTGCGCTGGCGGTTTCGCAGCGGACCCTGCAGCGTCTGGCCAGGAAGTACATCGGCCTCAGCCCTGCCGCGCTGATCCGCCGTCGGAGGCTTCAGGACGCTGCCGAGCGGACGCGCCTGGATGCTTCAGCGGATCTCGCAGCGATAGCTGCCGAGCTTGGGTACGCCGACCATGCACATCTGACGAATGACTTTCAGAAGTACCTGGGGTTCACGCCGAGCACGTACCGGCGGGCGGTTGCCGGCGGATCCGGTGCTTGA
- a CDS encoding VOC family protein, which translates to MTDTTSTESTTAAHGEHTTNGIPNGLTSLTPFLAVTSAREAIAFYKDVFGARLVGATEMRGVVVHAELDFGNGHLQLGEPNPEYHLVPAPEGENDCYSLGLYCPDADALVQRAEQAGATIREPLATFVSGDRYASIRDPFGVRWSIMTRVEDLSEEESNRRVEEWAAQQG; encoded by the coding sequence ATGACAGATACTACAAGCACCGAATCGACCACCGCCGCCCACGGAGAGCACACAACGAATGGGATTCCGAACGGCCTGACGAGCCTCACGCCGTTCCTCGCTGTGACCAGCGCCAGGGAAGCGATCGCCTTCTACAAGGACGTGTTCGGCGCCCGCCTAGTAGGCGCCACGGAGATGCGCGGAGTCGTGGTCCACGCGGAACTCGACTTTGGGAACGGCCACCTCCAGCTCGGCGAACCCAACCCCGAATACCACCTGGTCCCAGCGCCGGAGGGTGAAAACGACTGCTACTCCCTGGGCCTCTACTGCCCGGACGCCGACGCCCTGGTGCAGCGCGCAGAACAGGCCGGAGCTACGATCCGCGAGCCACTGGCCACGTTTGTCTCAGGCGACCGATATGCCAGCATCCGGGACCCCTTCGGCGTCCGCTGGTCCATCATGACCCGCGTGGAGGACCTCTCCGAAGAGGAAAGCAACCGCCGGGTCGAAGAATGGGCGGCGCAGCAGGGCTAA
- a CDS encoding EAL domain-containing protein: MDSTRSPSDDGLPGTGLPGAGGAGDEVPLVREQAYEIIEAVLAGTDPEGAEVRERLREHVAAHPGNPEAALHEHLIFTRSLARQANNRPNPQKQDVHRPPAGEQISVPGRGQAAIEAILHGGMLVTAFQPIHELGRGGVIGAEALTRFLWEDGDGAGSWFKNAAAVGLGADLEFSALQTAVAAAQDLPHHLVVALNLSPAVCLDPRLPGFLEHAALEPSRIMLELTEPLQSDELEPLLDVLTPLRRSGMGLAVDEAGTDAASMRHIRSLRPDVIKIGRGLVAGIDADPSRQYLVADLVEFGRQTGAALAAVGIETAAELAVLTRLAVAAGQGHFLGRPTIDVKEWATWAGPATALQNRRGPRMAGRPPQTHGH; the protein is encoded by the coding sequence TTGGACAGTACCCGGTCCCCCTCCGATGACGGCCTGCCGGGTACCGGCCTGCCGGGTGCCGGCGGGGCTGGCGACGAGGTCCCGCTGGTGCGGGAGCAGGCCTACGAGATCATCGAGGCCGTCCTGGCCGGAACGGATCCGGAGGGGGCCGAGGTCCGGGAGCGGCTGCGGGAACATGTGGCGGCGCATCCCGGAAATCCGGAGGCGGCACTCCATGAGCACCTGATCTTCACCCGCTCCCTGGCCCGGCAGGCCAACAACAGGCCGAATCCCCAAAAGCAGGACGTGCACCGGCCTCCGGCCGGGGAGCAGATCAGCGTCCCCGGCCGCGGGCAGGCCGCCATCGAGGCGATCCTGCATGGCGGCATGCTGGTCACGGCATTCCAGCCGATCCACGAGCTTGGCCGCGGCGGTGTCATCGGCGCGGAGGCCCTGACGCGGTTCCTGTGGGAGGACGGCGACGGTGCAGGTTCGTGGTTCAAGAATGCCGCCGCCGTCGGGTTGGGTGCGGACCTGGAGTTCTCAGCGCTGCAGACCGCTGTGGCCGCGGCGCAGGATCTGCCGCACCATCTGGTGGTGGCCCTGAACCTCTCGCCGGCCGTGTGCCTGGATCCCCGGCTGCCGGGATTCCTGGAACACGCGGCTCTGGAACCGTCCCGGATCATGCTGGAACTCACCGAACCGCTCCAGTCGGACGAGCTGGAACCCCTGCTGGACGTCCTGACGCCACTGCGCCGGTCCGGCATGGGGCTGGCGGTGGATGAGGCCGGGACGGACGCTGCCTCCATGCGCCACATCCGTTCCCTCCGGCCGGACGTCATCAAGATCGGCCGCGGCCTGGTTGCGGGTATCGACGCCGATCCAAGCCGCCAGTACCTGGTGGCCGACCTGGTCGAATTCGGCCGGCAGACCGGGGCGGCGCTGGCCGCCGTCGGAATTGAAACCGCCGCCGAACTTGCGGTCCTGACCCGGCTGGCAGTGGCTGCCGGTCAAGGCCACTTCCTCGGAAGGCCCACGATCGACGTCAAGGAATGGGCCACCTGGGCCGGTCCCGCCACGGCACTCCAGAACCGCCGCGGGCCGCGCATGGCAGGACGGCCACCGCAGACGCACGGACACTGA
- a CDS encoding YidH family protein, with amino-acid sequence MPSTPPPPSGPDSRRSRFAEKLLPGGAEPDPRFTLANERTFLAWIRTSLALLAGGIAVEAFTTDVFPEPIRRGLAVLLLLLGMLLSAGSAVRWLRVEASLRSNRPLPLPLIGPLLAAGCAVAAAVVIAVVVLA; translated from the coding sequence GTGCCGTCCACCCCGCCTCCCCCGTCCGGCCCCGACTCCCGCAGAAGTAGGTTCGCCGAAAAGCTCTTGCCGGGCGGCGCCGAGCCGGACCCTCGGTTCACCCTGGCCAATGAGCGCACGTTCCTGGCGTGGATCCGCACCTCCCTGGCGCTCCTCGCCGGCGGGATTGCGGTGGAGGCCTTCACCACGGACGTCTTTCCGGAGCCCATCCGCCGCGGGCTGGCGGTTCTGCTCCTGCTGTTGGGCATGCTGCTGAGCGCGGGCTCGGCCGTTCGCTGGCTGCGGGTTGAGGCGAGCCTGCGCTCGAACCGGCCGCTGCCCCTGCCGCTGATTGGTCCGCTGCTCGCCGCCGGCTGTGCCGTCGCGGCGGCGGTGGTGATCGCCGTCGTCGTTCTGGCCTGA
- a CDS encoding DUF202 domain-containing protein: MDEDPATAPLPGDGPLDGDPGLQPERTALAWGRTVLTLIAASAMSLRWLPDQGPFVLAMFGLTVAAGTGIYATQRRRYRRSVEGIRAGHLTPDTAAVFWTAGACVVLGALGVWLVLS; the protein is encoded by the coding sequence GTGGACGAAGACCCGGCCACTGCTCCCCTTCCCGGCGACGGCCCGCTCGACGGCGACCCCGGGCTGCAGCCCGAGCGCACAGCGCTCGCCTGGGGCCGGACCGTGCTGACGCTGATTGCCGCGAGCGCGATGAGCCTGCGCTGGCTCCCGGACCAGGGACCGTTCGTGCTGGCGATGTTCGGCCTCACCGTCGCCGCCGGGACCGGCATCTACGCCACCCAGCGGCGGCGCTACCGGCGCAGCGTCGAAGGAATCAGGGCCGGGCATCTGACCCCGGACACCGCCGCGGTGTTCTGGACCGCCGGAGCCTGTGTTGTCCTCGGGGCGTTAGGCGTCTGGCTGGTGCTGAGCTGA
- a CDS encoding FAD-binding oxidoreductase yields MATVHQDSPGRETQQALQELRGRLSGSLIEPQDPLYDDARAVWNGMVDVRPLAVARAGAVSDIDAVLDAVRRSGLSLAVRGGGHNIAGHGTVKNGLVLDLGPLRRVKVDAGKGLVTVEPGATLADVDRATAAHGLAVPLGVISGTGVAGLTLGGGVGWLTRTYGLSLDNLDSADVVTAGGDHVHASGQKNSELFWGLRGGGGNFGVVSSFTFRAHPLPAAPLGGNLFYRQQHWRNALMAVAAWTRNLPEAMNPIISFLVLPPEFGMGDEPWMVVGFAWASHDHQAGLNLVDQLRIQARPDEQEVGPTSWLDWQSAMDTVFPKGSRGYWKNVSFSRLDEEVVGVLLSFASELAWQGTGIDIHHLGGAFGRVPEGATAFPNRSARYWLNVYGFWRDPSEDERLTAFARRAYALMQPFSEHGEYVNFLGAELGHQDADAARHAYGPEKYRRLVAIKNRYDPQNVFRYNHNILPTPA; encoded by the coding sequence ATGGCTACAGTTCATCAAGACAGCCCCGGACGCGAGACCCAACAGGCGCTGCAGGAGCTGCGCGGGCGGCTGTCGGGCTCGTTGATCGAGCCGCAGGACCCCCTCTACGACGATGCCCGTGCGGTATGGAACGGCATGGTCGACGTCCGTCCGCTCGCCGTCGCCCGGGCAGGTGCTGTCTCGGACATCGACGCAGTGCTCGATGCCGTACGGCGCAGCGGCCTGTCGCTGGCTGTCCGCGGCGGCGGCCACAACATCGCCGGACACGGCACGGTCAAAAACGGCCTCGTTCTGGATCTCGGCCCCCTCCGGCGTGTGAAGGTCGACGCCGGGAAAGGGCTCGTTACCGTCGAACCCGGGGCGACGCTCGCAGACGTGGACCGGGCCACGGCCGCGCACGGCCTGGCCGTTCCGCTGGGGGTGATCAGCGGAACAGGGGTTGCCGGGCTCACCCTTGGCGGCGGGGTTGGCTGGCTGACCCGCACGTACGGCCTGAGCCTGGACAACCTGGATTCCGCTGACGTCGTTACCGCCGGCGGGGACCACGTGCATGCCAGCGGCCAGAAGAATTCCGAGCTGTTTTGGGGACTGCGGGGCGGCGGCGGAAACTTCGGGGTCGTATCCTCCTTCACCTTCCGCGCCCACCCGCTGCCGGCAGCACCCCTGGGCGGGAACCTCTTTTACCGCCAACAGCACTGGCGCAACGCCCTCATGGCGGTCGCTGCCTGGACCCGGAATTTGCCTGAGGCGATGAACCCGATCATCTCCTTCCTGGTGCTGCCGCCCGAATTCGGGATGGGTGATGAACCGTGGATGGTTGTCGGGTTCGCCTGGGCATCTCACGACCACCAGGCCGGCCTGAACCTCGTGGACCAGCTGCGCATCCAGGCTCGCCCCGACGAACAGGAGGTGGGCCCCACGTCATGGCTGGACTGGCAAAGTGCCATGGACACCGTGTTCCCCAAGGGCTCACGCGGCTACTGGAAGAACGTTTCGTTCTCCCGCCTCGATGAGGAGGTGGTCGGCGTCCTGCTGAGTTTCGCCTCCGAACTGGCCTGGCAAGGGACCGGGATCGACATCCACCACCTGGGCGGCGCCTTCGGCCGGGTGCCGGAAGGAGCCACGGCCTTCCCGAACCGGTCCGCGCGCTACTGGCTCAACGTCTACGGGTTCTGGCGCGATCCGTCCGAGGACGAACGGCTCACGGCCTTCGCCCGCAGGGCATACGCCCTGATGCAGCCGTTCTCCGAGCACGGCGAATACGTCAACTTCCTGGGCGCCGAACTCGGACACCAGGACGCCGACGCCGCGCGCCACGCCTACGGGCCGGAGAAATACCGGCGCCTCGTGGCCATCAAGAACCGCTACGACCCGCAGAACGTGTTCCGGTACAACCACAACATTCTGCCCACCCCCGCCTGA